One Cyprinus carpio isolate SPL01 chromosome A16, ASM1834038v1, whole genome shotgun sequence genomic region harbors:
- the LOC109058173 gene encoding E3 SUMO-protein ligase ZBED1-like, producing MLERFLEQQPAVCAALLSQEVRKGAAEIFTLTESDISCSEDVITALKPMKDATLLMSEESSPTACLIAPLHAKLIQDMKENTEEKSVMIREIKRVICEDLSKRYTTDQETSLLNKCASLDPRFKALPFLSKEKREETYKTVITEASSLQEEVHGNLEDSTVKEANISVSPQPEVTELQDDCPTTSKGRASSLLHNLLGKDLL from the exons ATGCTTGAAAGATTTCTTGAACAACAGCCGGCTGTCTGTGCTGCGTTACTATCACAGGAGGTGAGAAAAGGAGCGGCTGAAATCTTCACTCTCACGGAATCCGATATTTCATGCAGTGAGGATGTGATAACTGCTCTTAAGCCTATGAAAGATGCCACACTTCTGATGTCAGAGGAGAGCAGCCCCACTGCGTGTTTAATTGCCCCATTGCATGCTAAACTGATCCAGGACATGAAAGAAAACACTGAGGAAAAATCAGTGATGATCAGGGAGATAAAGAGGGTCATATGTGAGGACCTCAGCAAAAGGTACACCACTGACCAGGAGACTAGCCTTCTTAACAAATGTGCTTCTCTCGACCCACGCTTTAAGGCACTGCCTTTTCTTTccaaagaaaagagagaggaaacTTACAAAACAGTGATCACTGAAGCTTCATCATTACAAGAG GAAGTGCATGGCAATCTAGAAGACAGCACTGTGAAAGAAGCCAACATCTCAGTGAGCCCACAGCCTGAAGTCACAGAGTTGCAGGATGACTGTCCTACTACTTCAAAAGGAAGAGCTTCATCTCTGCTTCACAATCTGCTGGGGAAAGACCTTCTCTGA
- the LOC109076337 gene encoding protein O-linked-mannose beta-1,4-N-acetylglucosaminyltransferase 2-like has product MRAIGCRMNLPAVLNGLLVSVVAALLWKYARLIEHTSQLEEELHLTRQSQEFSQVHIDYHGALLALQEHGTRMVCTGKMHTDRICRFDYLCYCTEAEEFVFFHSNASVMLPNLGPRRFQPALLDLSSVEDHNTQYFNFLELPAAALKFMPKPVFVPDVTLILNRFNPDNLMHIFHDDLLPIYYTMQQYSDLDDEARLVFMEGWSEGAHFDLYRLLSSKQPLLKEQLKTFGKLMCFTKSYVGLSKMTTWYQYGFVQPQGPKANILISGNEIRQFASFLKERLNITREEGDDYIVVFKRTTNRLILNEAELLLALAQEFQMRTVTVSLEEQSFDSIIQIISGATMLVSMHGAQMITSMFLPRGAAAVELFPYAVNPEQYTPYKTLASLPGMDLQYVAWRNTIEENTVTYPERPWDQGGIVHLEKEEQERILASKEVPRHLCCRNPEWLFRIYQDTTVDIASFLDVLRETLKKPNLKKVKVASTVHPGRVREPKCQSSVQASNEAKLSVSWQIPWNLKYLKVKEVKYEVWIQEQGENTYMPYILPHQNYTFSENIKPFTTYLVWVRCIFNKNLLGPFADVLICKT; this is encoded by the coding sequence ATGCGTGCTATTGGGTGTAGGATGAACCTGCCGGCTGTGCTGAATGGCCTGCTGGTGTCAGTGGTGGCAGCCTTGCTTTGGAAATACGCTCGGCTGATTGAACACACATCACAGTTGGAAGAGGAGCTACATCTTACACGCCAATCACAGGAGTTCTCACAGGTCCATATCGACTACCACGGTGCCCTGTTAGCACTCCAAGAGCATGGCACCAGAATGGTCTGCACTGGCAAGATGCATACTGATCGCATCTGCCGCTTTGACTACCTCTGCTACTGCACAGAGGCTGAGGAGTTTGTATTCTTCCACAGTAATGCCTCTGTGATGCTGCCCAACCTTGGCCCTCGGCGTTTCCAGCCCGCCTTGCTAGACCTCTCATCTGTAGAAGACCACAACACTCAATACTTTAACTTTCTCGAGCTCCCGGCAGCGGCTTTGAAGTTCATGCCGAAACCTGTGTTTGTGCCAGATGTCACACTAATTCTGAACCGTTTTAACCCAGACAACCTCATGCACATTTTCCATGACGATCTTTTGCCCATCTACTACACCATGCAGCAGTATTCAGACTTGGATGATGAAGCCAGGCTCGTCTTCATGGAGGGTTGGAGTGAAGGGGCTCACTTCGATCTCTACCGCTTGCTCAGCAGTAAGCAACCACTTCTCAAGGAGCAGTTGAAGACCTTTGGCAAACTCATGTGTTTCACCAAGTCCTACGTTGGATTGTCAAAGATGACAACATGGTACCAATATGGCTTTGTGCAACCGCAAGGACCCAAAGCCAACATTTTGATTTCAGGTAACGAGATCCGCCAGTTTGCTTCATTTTTGAAGGAGAGGCTTAACATCACGCGGGAGGAGGGCGATGACTACATTGTAGTTTTTAAGCGTACCACTAACAGGCTCATCCTCAATGAGGCGGAACTTCTTCTGGCTTTAGCCCAAGAGTTCCAGATGAGGACTGTCACTGTGTCTTTGGAGGAGCAGTCGTTTGATAGCATTATCCAAATAATTAGTGGGGCGACTATGTTGGTTAGCATGCACGGAGCCCAGATGATCACCTCTATGTTCTTACCCCGTGGTGCTGCTGCGGTTGAACTCTTCCCTTATGCTGTAAACCCAGAGCAGTACACTCCCTACAAAACCTTGGCCTCCTTACCTGGAATGGACCTTCAGTATGTTGCATGGAGAAATACCATTGAAGAGAACACCGTTACATATCCTGAACGCCCCTGGGATCAGGGTGGCATAGTCCACCTTGAGAAGGAGGAACAAGAACGTATCCTTGCCAGCAAGGAGGTGCCAAGACATCTTTGTTGTCGTAATCCAGAGTGGCTTTTTCGCATTTACCAGGACACTACTGTGGACATTGCCTCCTTTCTGGATGTGCTCAGAGAAACTCTAAAAAAGCCTAATCTGAAAAAGGTCAAGGTGGCTAGCACTGTACATCCTGGTCGAGTCAGAGAGCCCAAGTGCCAGTCATCGGTACAGGCCTCCAATGAAGCAAAACTCTCTGTGTCATGGCAGATCCCTTGGAACCTGAAGTATCTGAAGGTTAAAGAGGTAAAATATGAGGTGTGGATCCAGGAGCAAGGAGAGAACACATATATGCCTTACATTCTGCCCCATCAGAACTACACCTTCTCAGAAAACATCAAACCCTTTACCACATATTTAGTATGGGTGCGCTGTATCTTTAACAAGAACCTCTTGGGCCCATTTGCAGATGTACTTATTTGTAAAACTTGA